The following is a genomic window from Micromonospora cathayae.
ACGGCATCGACCCGGCCACCCTGACCGGCAGCGGGCCGGGCGGCGTGGTCCGGCGGGCGGACGTGGAGGCGGCCCTGGCCGCGCCCACCGGCCCGACCCCCGTCCTGACCTCCGTGCCCGATCCGGCCGACCCGACGTCCCGCTCCGGGACCGACCCGGCCACCCCGGCAGACCCGGTGCCGGCGGCCCGGCCGGTCGCCGACGACCTGGTCATTCCGCTGACCGGGGTCCGGAAGGTGATCGCCGACAAGCTCTCCCGCAGCCGGCGGGAGATCCCCGAGGTCACCATCTGGGTGGACGCCGACGCGACCGGGCTGGTGCAGACCCGGGCGGCGATCAACGCCGCCCGGCCGGACCAGCCGGTCAGCCTGCTCGCGCTGCTGGCCCGGATCTGCCTGTCCGGACTGCGCCGCTACCCGCAGCTCAACGCCCGGGTCGACGGGGAAGGGCAGCGGATCGTCCAGTCGGCCGGGGTGCACCTGGGCATCGCCGCGCAGACCGACCGGGGCCTGCTCGTCCCGGTGCTGCGCGACGCCCAGCGACTCACCACCGCCGAACTCGCCGCCGAACTCGCCGGGACCACTGCGGCGGCCCGCGCCGGCACCCTGCCCCCGGCCCGGCTCACCGGGGGCACCTTCACCCTCAACAACTACGGGGTGTTCGGCGTCGACGGGTCCACCCCGATCATCAACCATCCGGAGGCCGCCCTGCTCGGCGTCGGGCGGATCGTGGACAAGCCCTGGGTGGTCGACGGGCAGCTCGCCGTCCGCAAGGTCACCCAGCTCAGCCTGACCTTCGACCACCGGGTCTGCGACGGTGGGGTGGCCGGCGGGTTCCTGCGGCACGTCGCCGACTGCGTCGAGCAGCCCGCCCTGCTGATCGCCAACGTCTGAGCCCGCGACCGGTCGGCCCCGGCACCCCGCCCCCGGGTGTGCCGGGGCCGCCGGTTTCCCCCTCCCCGGACCGGGAAAGCGGTGGGCCGGACCGTCGAGGGAGGGGGACGGGTGGGACAGCCCGGCAGGCCCGCCACCGCCGCGCGGCTCGCCGAGGTCGGGGCGCCGCTGTACTGCGACGCGCGCCAACACGGCCTGACCGGTGACGGGGTCACCAACGACCAGCCGGCCTTCGCCGAACTCGTCGAGCAGCTCGGGGACGCGTACGAGGCCGACGGCCGGGCCCGGGTGATCTACTGCCCGCCCGGGGTCTACCTGATCCGTGACCGGGGGACCGCCTGGCGGTGCGGTGTCTCCCTGGTCGGGGCCGGCCCGGGGGCGACCCGGTTCGTGCTGAGCAACGCCGGCAACCGGGCGGACCCGACCCCGCTGGCCTTCCACACCATCCAGCACCACGGCGCGGGGCCGCAGCGGCACCTGGTGGACTGCACGTTCGCCGACTTCGAGATCGACGGCTCCCAGGTGGCCTCGGTCGACTACAACCCGCTGGCGAAGGGCCTCGGCTTGCAGTACGTGCTGCGTGGCCGGTTCCGCAACCTGTACATCCACCACACCGCCGCCACCGGCCTGGGCTGCGACTTCCTCCAGGACACGGTGATCGACGGGGTGCTGGTCGTGGGCTGCGGCCGGCAGGACAACGGCACCGAGATGGGCGGCGCCGGCATCGGGGTCGGTGTCGGCGGGTGGGGTGCGGTGGAGCGGCTCGCCATCGTCAACTGCACGGCGGTGGGGAACGCGACCAACGGCATCTTCCTGGAACTGCAACACCGGGACTTCTCGCCACCCCGGGGCATCCGGATCACCGGCTGCCACGTGCAGGGCAACCGGTTCGGCATCTCCGACTGGGGCGCGGACGGCCTGGTGGTGTCGGCCTGCACCATGATCGGCAACCTGGACGCCGGTTTCGACGTGTCGGCGAAGGGCACCACGGCCACCGCCGGCCGCGGCGGGCTGGTCACCGACTGCGTCATCGACGACAACCTGGGTGACGGGGTCAGCATCGGCAACACCCCCGGCCCGTACACGGTGCGCGGCAACCGGATCAGCGGCAACGGCCGGTACGGCTACCACCAGCGCGACCTCGGCGACGGCTACCGGGCGGTGGCCCGGGACATCGTGATCGAGAGCAACGACATCTGGGGCAACAGCGCGGACGGCATCCGCATCGACCAACCGGTCGCCGACGCGGTGCTGCTGGACAACCGGATCCGCAACAACGGCCGGCAGTGTGCCCCGGCCTGCTGCGGCGGCGGCGACCCGGTCGGCTACGGCCGGACCAGGCTGGTGGACCGGGCGGCGGACTGGCCGCACGACGGGCACCGGGGCAAGACGGTACGCGTCGGCGACCGGATCGCGCTGGTCGCGGCGAACGACTCCACCACCCTGCACCTCGCGGCGATCCGCCCCGACTCGCACACCGCGTGGAGCGCGGACATCCCACCGGCGGGCACCCCGTACCGCCTGGCCGGGGGCCCGGCGACCCGCGCCGGCATCACCGTCGACGCCTGCTGCGAGGCGATGACCGTCCGGGGCAACCGGATCTGGGACAACCACAGCCCGCGTACCCAGAGCCACGGACTGTGGGTCACCGGGCGGGGCAGCCTGGTCGACTGCCGGATCGAGGGGAACGACCTGGCCGGCAACGCGCTCTCCGACGTCCGCCTGGACACCCCGCCGACCGGGGGCCGCTGGCGCGACAACGGGTAGCCCCCGGGTCGCCGTCCGCGCCGGGGCGGCGGCACCGGGCCGGGCCGGGTCCGCCCGGAGAGCGGCGACCCGAGGGCCGGGCCGGGTCCGCCCGGAGGACGGCGACCCGAGGACCGGACGGCGACGGCCCGGGGGTCGGGGACCCCGGGCCGACGGTCGTACCGGTCAGTCCGCGTCCGACGGGACCAGGACGACCTGCGCGGTACCGGTCTGCGGCGGCACCTCCGGATCGTCCGGCGCGTCGGTGTACTCGGCGACGAAGACCGCGGTGAGGTTGTCCGCGCCGCTGTGCCCACCGTCGACGAACGTGGTGATCGTGCCGGAGCAGCCCGAGGCGGAGGAGAGCGGATGCCCGTGCTCGTCGTGCCCGAGGATGTAGGTGACCCGCACCCGGGCGCAGTCCACCGGCAGGTCGTCGACGACCGACACCTGGTACGTGACGGTCTGGCCGAACTCGAAGGGCTGGCCCTCGACCGGGGTCACGAACTCCACCACCGGGGCGCGCGGTCCGACCAGCAGCGGCAGCGACGCCGCAGCCGACCGGCCGGTGCTGTCGGTGACCTTCAGCGTCGGCTGGTACGACCCGTTGCGCTGGTACGTCCAGGACGGGTTCGGGTCGGTGGAGTCGACCGTGCCGTCGGCGTCGAAGTCCCAGGCGTAGCGCAGCGGGTCACCGTCCGGGTCGGTGGTGCCGGCACTGGAGAAGCTGATGGTCAGCGGGGCCTGCCCGGCGGTCGGGTCGGCGCTGATCTTCGGGATCGGGGTCCGGTTGCCCCGGACGAAGTCGATCCGGGACAGCTGCGCGTCCGGGTTCTCCGCGAAGTACCCGTCGCCGTACTCCAGGACGTACAGCGCGCCGTCCGGGCCGAACTCCAGGTCCATCGGGTTGTCCACCCCCACCGAGGCGGCCACCTGCCGGATGTCGGTCACCTCGCCGCGCCGGTCGAGGCGGAACTCCTGGATGTAGTCGCGGGTCCACTCGTAGAACAGCGGCAGCCCGTCGTAGTAGGCCGGCCACTTCACCCGCGAGTCGCTGCGCCGGTCGTAGTCGTAGGCGGGCCCGCCCATCGGCCCGATCCCACCGGTGCCGAGCTGCGGGAACTGCTCGGACGGCCCGTAGCTGTACGCCACCTCCGCGGCCTTGACCGGGGGCAGCCGACGAAGGCCGGTGTTGCGCGGTGAGTCGTTCACCGGGCGGCGGCAGTCGAACGGCTCGCCGGACGTGCCGGTGGCGAAGTCGTGGTCGACGTACGGCTGGGTCGGTGACACGCAGTACGGCCAGCCGTAGTTGGCGGGCTCGTCGATGCGCATCCACCGGCCGTGCCCGGCGGGTCCGCGCTCCGGGTCGGGGTTGTTGGCGTCGGGCGAGTAGTCGGCCAGGTACACGTCGGCGGTACGCCGGTCGACCGCGAACCGGAACGCGTTGCGCAGCCCCATCGCGTAGATCTCGGCACGGGTGCCGGGGGTGCCCGGCCGGAACAGGTTGCCCTTCGGCACGGTGTACCCGCCGCCGTCGCGCGGCCGGATCCGCAGCAGCTTGCCGCGCAGGTCGTTGGTGTTGGCCGAGCTGCGCTGCGCGTCGAACGCCGGGTTCCGGTCGGCGCGCTCGTCGATCGGGGTGTACCCGTCGGAGAAGAACGGGTTGGTGTCGTCACCGGTGGACAGGTACAGGTTGCCCTTGCCGTCGAAGTCGATCTGTCCGCCGACGTGGCAGCAGATGCCCCGGTCGGTGGGCACGTCGATGATCTTCTGTTCGGTTTCCAGGTTCAGCCGCGCGCCCTCCAGCTTGAACCGGGACAGTCGCAACGCGCCCCGGAACCGGGCCCAGTCCGCCTCGGTGCCGACCAGCGGCGCGTCCCCCTCGTTGACGTCGGGGGTGTCCGGGTCGTCGACGGGGGTGTCCATCGGCGGTGAGTAGTACAGGTAGACCCACTTGTTGCGGGAGAAGTCCGGGTCGATGGCGACGCCCTGCAGACCCTCCTCGTCGTGTTCGTACACCGGCACGTCGGCGGCGAGGGTGTTGAGTCCGGTACGCGGGTCGTGGATGCGGACCTCCCCGGTGCGGGAGGTGTGCAGCACCCGCAGGTCGGGCAGGACGGCCAGGCTCATCGGCTCGCCGGGGTGGTCGTTGAGGGTGACCTTCTGGAAGCTGTCGTCCGGTGGTGGGGTGGGTGCCGGTGCGGCGGTCGCGGTGGTCGGCGCGCCGGCCAGACCCCCGACGGCCAGCACCAACGTGCACAGCAGTGCGGTCCTACGCATGGTGGTTCCCCCGTCGGTTCGGGTGTCAGTAGCGGAGGGTGTCGAGGTACGTGAAGCCGACCCGGGCGGTACGCAGGGCGTCGGCCGGGGCCCGGGGCGGGGTGCCGGCGTCGTCGCGTTCGACGATGTACTCGTCGATGCCGGCTTCCTTGGCGTGCGCGAAGATCCGTCCGAAGTCGACCAGGCCGTCTCCGAGGTCGGCGAAGCTGCCGTTGACGTCGAGGTCCTTCACGTGGACCTGCCGGATGCGGCCCCGGTGGGCCCGGATCACGTCGACCGGGTCGTGTGCGCCGCGCCAGGTCCAGAACAGGTCCAGTTCGAAGTGGACCAGCTTCGGGTCGGTCTGCTCGGCG
Proteins encoded in this region:
- a CDS encoding dihydrolipoamide acetyltransferase family protein, which codes for MTTVAHTRDFLLPDLGEGLAEAEIVQWRVAVGDVVTVDQIVVEVETAKAVVDVPCPYPGRVVALHGAAGEVRPVGQPLITIESLDVPPGAGTPAEPAGHATYREEERAGSGNVLIGYGTGHGAAGRRRRRPRLTVAPEPAAPIVAPEPAASAVAPPPHAAPTDTGRPRPTGSGPSLVISPIVRRLAREHGIDPATLTGSGPGGVVRRADVEAALAAPTGPTPVLTSVPDPADPTSRSGTDPATPADPVPAARPVADDLVIPLTGVRKVIADKLSRSRREIPEVTIWVDADATGLVQTRAAINAARPDQPVSLLALLARICLSGLRRYPQLNARVDGEGQRIVQSAGVHLGIAAQTDRGLLVPVLRDAQRLTTAELAAELAGTTAAARAGTLPPARLTGGTFTLNNYGVFGVDGSTPIINHPEAALLGVGRIVDKPWVVDGQLAVRKVTQLSLTFDHRVCDGGVAGGFLRHVADCVEQPALLIANV
- a CDS encoding right-handed parallel beta-helix repeat-containing protein — encoded protein: MGQPGRPATAARLAEVGAPLYCDARQHGLTGDGVTNDQPAFAELVEQLGDAYEADGRARVIYCPPGVYLIRDRGTAWRCGVSLVGAGPGATRFVLSNAGNRADPTPLAFHTIQHHGAGPQRHLVDCTFADFEIDGSQVASVDYNPLAKGLGLQYVLRGRFRNLYIHHTAATGLGCDFLQDTVIDGVLVVGCGRQDNGTEMGGAGIGVGVGGWGAVERLAIVNCTAVGNATNGIFLELQHRDFSPPRGIRITGCHVQGNRFGISDWGADGLVVSACTMIGNLDAGFDVSAKGTTATAGRGGLVTDCVIDDNLGDGVSIGNTPGPYTVRGNRISGNGRYGYHQRDLGDGYRAVARDIVIESNDIWGNSADGIRIDQPVADAVLLDNRIRNNGRQCAPACCGGGDPVGYGRTRLVDRAADWPHDGHRGKTVRVGDRIALVAANDSTTLHLAAIRPDSHTAWSADIPPAGTPYRLAGGPATRAGITVDACCEAMTVRGNRIWDNHSPRTQSHGLWVTGRGSLVDCRIEGNDLAGNALSDVRLDTPPTGGRWRDNG
- a CDS encoding PQQ-dependent sugar dehydrogenase, translating into MRRTALLCTLVLAVGGLAGAPTTATAAPAPTPPPDDSFQKVTLNDHPGEPMSLAVLPDLRVLHTSRTGEVRIHDPRTGLNTLAADVPVYEHDEEGLQGVAIDPDFSRNKWVYLYYSPPMDTPVDDPDTPDVNEGDAPLVGTEADWARFRGALRLSRFKLEGARLNLETEQKIIDVPTDRGICCHVGGQIDFDGKGNLYLSTGDDTNPFFSDGYTPIDERADRNPAFDAQRSSANTNDLRGKLLRIRPRDGGGYTVPKGNLFRPGTPGTRAEIYAMGLRNAFRFAVDRRTADVYLADYSPDANNPDPERGPAGHGRWMRIDEPANYGWPYCVSPTQPYVDHDFATGTSGEPFDCRRPVNDSPRNTGLRRLPPVKAAEVAYSYGPSEQFPQLGTGGIGPMGGPAYDYDRRSDSRVKWPAYYDGLPLFYEWTRDYIQEFRLDRRGEVTDIRQVAASVGVDNPMDLEFGPDGALYVLEYGDGYFAENPDAQLSRIDFVRGNRTPIPKISADPTAGQAPLTISFSSAGTTDPDGDPLRYAWDFDADGTVDSTDPNPSWTYQRNGSYQPTLKVTDSTGRSAAASLPLLVGPRAPVVEFVTPVEGQPFEFGQTVTYQVSVVDDLPVDCARVRVTYILGHDEHGHPLSSASGCSGTITTFVDGGHSGADNLTAVFVAEYTDAPDDPEVPPQTGTAQVVLVPSDAD